A window of Hymenobacter siberiensis genomic DNA:
CCTACTGGCCAGCAACCAGCACATGGCACTAATTGAGGCCGCGAAAACGACTCATCATTATCAGCGCGGGCAGGTATTGTTTCGGGAAGGCGACCACGCGGCGGGGCTCTACAGCATCAACTCGGGCCATGTGAAGGTGACGAAAGTGGGCGGCGATGGCAAGGAGCAAATCATCCGGCTGGCCAGAGACGGCAACATTCTGGGCTATCGGGGACTGCTGGCCGGCACTGGCCACGCCGCCAATGCCCTGGCCCTCGACGAGGCCGAGGTGTGCTTTATTCCCAAATCGGTGTTTTTTCAGCTCATCGAGCACAATCCGGGCTTTGCTTTCTCACTGATGAAGCTGATGGCCAACGAGCTGGCCGAAACCGAGGAACGCATGCTGCACCTGGCCTACAAGCCCGTGCGCGAGCGCCTGGCAGAGGCCCTGCTGCTGCTGCTGCGCACCTACCAGCAACCGGCCGATGGCCCGCCCAGCTTCACGATTTCGCGCGAAGACCTGGCCGCGCTGGTGGGCACCGTGCGCGAAACCGTGAGCCGGTTCATGGCCGAGCTGAAGGCGGAAGGCGTGCTCAGCACCAAAGGCAGCAGCATCACCATCCTGGATATTAAGCGGCTAATCGAGATTTCGACCCTTTACGACTAGGCCCAGCCAGGGCCAGATGCCGCTGCCGTTGCCGTTGCGGGCCGCCACCACCAACCGCTAGACCAGAATATTATCGGCCGCGTGGTGGGCCTCGTGGCGGGGAGCCGCCGTGGATTCGGCGGCGGGCACGATGAGCACGGGCACGGGGCTACGGCGCAGCACTTCGGCTGTCACGCTGTGCGGGAACACCTCGCCGAGGTAGCTCCGCGGGCGGGCCAGCAGCAGCACGAGGTCGGCCCCCACATCGTGGATGGCGGCCAGAATGCCATCGGCCGGGCGGGCATACTGGTAGCCGCGCGACGCTACATCGGGCAGGCCCGTGGTCAGGCCACTAAGCTCCACGGCGTGCTTGGCCCGGGCATAGTTTTCATCGGCTTCGGTGCCCGATATGTGCACGATGGTGACGTGAGGGGCCAGCTGGTGCAGCAGCCGCTTCACCCCATCAATGGCTGGGGGCAGCGCAAAGGGCTCGCTGTCGGCGGCTATCAGCACGCGCTGGGGCGGGGCGGGGGCGGTCGTATGGGGCACCAGCAGCAGGGGCAGCTGCACGGCACGCAACAGCTCCAGCAGCATCAGGCTCACCTGGTCGGGGGGGGCGGCATCGGCGGCGGGCCGCTCCACCACCACCAGCGCCGGGCGGTGCTGCCGGGTGAGGGCCCGGGCCGCCGCCGGCAGCAGGTGCGGGAGGAGCGCCACCGTAGCCGGGGCGCGGAGCTGCCCGGCCAGCTGGGTCAGCCGGGCCTTAATGCCGGGCGCATCGGCCAGCTCCTGCGGCCGCCAGCTTTCTCCGGTAAAAATATGGGGGTCGCAGAAGGAGCCGTGGTTGGCGTGCAGCAGCAGCAGGTGGGCCCCTACGCCGCCGGCCAGCTCGTCGGCATACAGCACGGCGCGCTGCGCCTCGGAATAAACGCTGGTCAGGACAATAAAGGAGAGTTGCCGGGGCGCTTTCATTGCGGGATGGGTTATTGAAGCTGTTCAGGGAGCCAAAAAGCTGGTCGTCCTGCGCTTGCTCAAAATGATAAACGGCAAAAATTCAACTTCCCGGGCAGCTTCATCACCACCGGATTTATCGGCTTAAAAAGAGCCGGCGTAAGCGCCCAGCGCGCCCGGATTGCGGGCCATGCCGGCCGCTTCGGTCAGCGTATCGTCGAGGCCATAGTCGATTTCGGTCAGGGGACGGGGCTCGCGGTAGCGCTCCGGGACCGGGTAGCTGGACGTAGCGGGGCTGCCGGCGGTGGGCGATTCGGTGGAGTGAGGGGACTGCACAGTGAATGAAAAAGCAGGGATTGGGATTGGGATTGGCGGCGACATGATTTGAAACGGGTTTGATAATAGACTTGTTGCGTAATGTTTGTGCTCAAAATCAGCCTATTACAGGTATGAAATCGCGCTAATTTTATTGGCAATGTGGCTTAGACGTTCTCTTTGCAATTTTTGTCGGTTTTTATTTTTGACATAATTAATTGATTATCAAGGCTTTTTGCTTCGCAACAACTCTAGTACGTTGATTAGCAAGTCATAGTCATGTCATCATACGCTTATATTTATCGGTTGATAATTGGTCAGCAGCCTTCAGTGCAGCGGCCGTAAGTGGTTGTTTACCTCGCGGGCTCCGCAGTCGCGGGCATCGGTGGCGGCGCGCTGGCGCTCCAGCCACGTATCCACGGGGCCGGTGAGGGTGGCACGGCCGTTGGCCACACGCACCTCAATTTCCTGGTCGTGCAGCAGCGCCGACCAGTAGAAATGCAGCCGGATGCGCTGCTCCAGGGCCAGGTCGGCGGCGGGGCCGGTGAGGTCGGCCGCATCATCGTCTTCATCGTCGGGTTGCGCCCGCCCCGGAACCACCCGCACGTGGTTTTCCAGGGCCACTACGCCGTTGATGCCGCTGGCCACTTCCGCCGTGCGCTGCTGGTCGAAATGCGAATCGACCGCGCCGCCCACCTGCACCCGGCCGTGGTGGCCGCTCACCTGCAAGTCGTAGCCGGCCAGGTAGGCATCGGCGGCCAGGGCCTCTCTCACCTGGTGCTCCATCACATCATCGGCTACGGGCGCGGCGGGGCTTACCTGCAGCAGGTTGCACACCTCCTTCACACCCAATACATTGCGGGCATCCTGGCCGGCGGCGCGGCGGGCGCGCAGGTTGCCCACCGTGCCGGTCAGGGTCACGGTGCCCTGCTCAACCTGCACGGTGGGCGCATCGGGCTGGCAGCGCGGGTCGTAGCGCAAGGCATCGCGCACGGCCTGGGCCACGGCTTCGTCCGGTTTCGGAGCAAACCGCTGGTGGCGTAGCGCCTTATCCAATGCCCACGGGGCTACCTGTAGCTGCGCGGCCTCCACGCTGGTGGCCCCGGCCCGGTAGGCGGTGGCCAGCACGTGGTCGAACTCGGCCGCCGTGCCCACGGTGCCGCTCAGGTGTACCACGCCGTGGTCGACGACGATATTCACGAGCGGGCTTTTCACGCGCAGGTCCCAGGCCAGACAATTGCGAATGTGGGCGGCGATGTCCTCATCGGCGGCCGTTTCCGGGCCGCCGCGCACCACCAGGCGGTTGTGCACATGGCGCACGCCGGGCACGCCGCGCAGGGCCCGCAGCACCAGCAGCTCTTCGGCCCAGGTCTGAACAGTGCCCTGCAGCACGATTTCGCCGTCGCTGGCGTAGCTGTGTACGTGGTAGCGGCGTACGGCGGGGTCGTTTTGCAGGGCCCGCACTACCCGGCGCTGCAGCTCGGC
This region includes:
- a CDS encoding BON domain-containing protein; translated protein: MKSPPATISTEEHLADADITAAIELLFMLKKGVTSHLVEVATHEGIVVLSGFTDNLLARERAAEVAKAVRGVRGVVNELAIRTPDVPSAELQRRVVRALQNDPAVRRYHVHSYASDGEIVLQGTVQTWAEELLVLRALRGVPGVRHVHNRLVVRGGPETAADEDIAAHIRNCLAWDLRVKSPLVNIVVDHGVVHLSGTVGTAAEFDHVLATAYRAGATSVEAAQLQVAPWALDKALRHQRFAPKPDEAVAQAVRDALRYDPRCQPDAPTVQVEQGTVTLTGTVGNLRARRAAGQDARNVLGVKEVCNLLQVSPAAPVADDVMEHQVREALAADAYLAGYDLQVSGHHGRVQVGGAVDSHFDQQRTAEVASGINGVVALENHVRVVPGRAQPDDEDDDAADLTGPAADLALEQRIRLHFYWSALLHDQEIEVRVANGRATLTGPVDTWLERQRAATDARDCGAREVNNHLRPLH
- a CDS encoding universal stress protein, whose product is MKAPRQLSFIVLTSVYSEAQRAVLYADELAGGVGAHLLLLHANHGSFCDPHIFTGESWRPQELADAPGIKARLTQLAGQLRAPATVALLPHLLPAAARALTRQHRPALVVVERPAADAAPPDQVSLMLLELLRAVQLPLLLVPHTTAPAPPQRVLIAADSEPFALPPAIDGVKRLLHQLAPHVTIVHISGTEADENYARAKHAVELSGLTTGLPDVASRGYQYARPADGILAAIHDVGADLVLLLARPRSYLGEVFPHSVTAEVLRRSPVPVLIVPAAESTAAPRHEAHHAADNILV
- a CDS encoding Crp/Fnr family transcriptional regulator, which encodes MNSFVPHPPPDCRHWADALLASNQHMALIEAAKTTHHYQRGQVLFREGDHAAGLYSINSGHVKVTKVGGDGKEQIIRLARDGNILGYRGLLAGTGHAANALALDEAEVCFIPKSVFFQLIEHNPGFAFSLMKLMANELAETEERMLHLAYKPVRERLAEALLLLLRTYQQPADGPPSFTISREDLAALVGTVRETVSRFMAELKAEGVLSTKGSSITILDIKRLIEISTLYD